A segment of the Camelus bactrianus isolate YW-2024 breed Bactrian camel chromosome 22, ASM4877302v1, whole genome shotgun sequence genome:
GGATCTTGGAGGGTCAACGTGGACCCACCAGGTGAAGATCACATTGCATATGCTGTTGGGAGAATGTCTGTTGAAAGAATAACaaagtcagaaaagaaaaaccacgTGTTGGGTTTGGGACTGTTATGTGAAATGcagaataaagcaaaaaaaacagttattaaaaataattctggggggagggtgtagctccgCGGTAGAGCGCGtggttagcatgcaggaggtcctgggctcggtccccagtacctccattaaaaaaaattgatttttttaaagggtggcatgtgaattatatctcaatacacacagtacctaaataaataaataaataaataaataaataaataaataaataaataaataaataaataaataactaggaTTCTCTAGGGTGCTTCCTTCGGTTGTCCTTACGTCGCCAccgcccagcacccagcaccctgcGCGAACGCCCGGCGGCGCACAGCCCGGCCCGCCCCCTGCCGGACAGAGTCTGGCTtcaggtgggggagggtgtagctcagtggtagagggcacaCTTCTCATGcgcaaggtcttgggttcaatccccagcacctctgtttaaagaaaaataaaacaaatatataaatcttgaattacctctcctcccccattaaaaaacattaaaaagaagaagaaaggaaaagtgtaaaaaaggaaaccaaaaaaaaaaaaaaaaaaaaaaagaaacggagagagagagagagagagtggctGGCTCCGGAACCCAGCAATGGCCAACACCGCCCCCTGCCGTCGCCCGGCGCCCTCGCGGAGCTGAGCGCCCCGCGCAGCCTCAGAAGCGCGGCCGCTGTGTTACCGGCGGGGAACCCAGGCTGAGCACCGCCAGCGCGGGTGGACGCGGGGTGGAATCCGGATAGACTCATACGGTTTCCTTACTACAGTTTATTGGTCTTCTGACATGCGTCCCCTGTCGGCCTGCCCCCTCGCCCCCTTAATCCCGCAGGAGCGCAGGAGTCGGGTCACCCTCTGGAGGTCAGGCCCGAGCGGGGACTGCTAGCGGCGGATGGTCTTCTTGATCCAGGGAGTATAGGGGGCCACGGCGGTGGCCACGGAGGGCTTGAAGATGTCGGTGCAGACGTTGGAGCTGAACGACACGATTCCAGCCACCTGGCCTCTGCGGCATACCACGGGCCCACCTGAGTCCCCCTGCGGAGGTGGAGCGCAGGTCACCTTCGCCGCCCGCTCCCGGGGGACCTGAGTATCCCTGGGGGCGCGAGGCTGATTCCAGGGCAGAGACCCTGCCCTATGGCTGTTAGGCCTTATCCCTtatctccctgcccctccctccccccacctctttcactctctccttccttcctgtcccttTAACCCTCTTTGCTCCTGTCCCaccgcagggcctttgcacaagctgcGGTGTGCTGTATATGCCATGATCTTCCTCGGTGCTggagttcaaaccccagctctgccgctTCTTGCCTGTGTGACCACAGGCaagctgcttaacctctctgtgcctcagtttctgcatgtGAGAAGTGGGCTTGTGCTAGTACCAACCTTTAGGACCCCCAGCGAATGGAGAGAGCCAGGGCCCAGGGAGAGTCAGGGTTTGTGCAGTTGCCTGGCTGCTGACCCATGCCTCCCACCAGGGCTgctgcctgccccaccccaccgTGTGTCCTTACCTTGCAGGGGGCCTGGTTCTTAGCATTGGCTGCCAGGCAGATCATGTCGGGGGTGATGTCCCCGTTCCAGAAACGACTGTTGTTGCACATCCTGGCATCCAGCACGTGCACATCCAATTCCTGCAGCGCTTTGGCCAGCTGCCCACCCTGGTGGGTCAGGCCCCAGCCAGCCACACTGCACCGTGCTCCAGCTGCCACTGCCTGGCGCCTTTGGGGCAAGGCCAGGGGCCGGATGGTCCTGCTGGGCTTCACCTTCCCATCCAGCTATGGGGACAGGAAGTGGCAGGTGAATTGTGGAGGGGACCCTGGGGGAGGGGACCCTGGGGGGCACACTGAGGGAGgagcagtgggggagggaggccctCTGGGAGAGACAGTAGGGGGAGGTCTGGAACTATCATTTCTCCCACCGACAGCACCTTAAGCAGCGCGAGGTCATTCTGCAGACTGGGGGCCTCCTTGTACTCAGGGTGCTTGACAACCTTCCTGATGCGGTAGGTAAGGCTGGGGTCTCCCAGCACGTGGAGCCCCAGCACCAGCCTCAGCTGTTCTATCCTGTGGCAGCAGGGTCAGGGTGTGAGTAGCAGCCTTGCAGGACCCCTCCACACACCCCACACACTTGCTGTCCTGGAACCCTCACCCAGCCTCCCTGTGGCTTCTTCCTGCTCCCGTTTAACCTGCTTTCTCCCATCgtccttcaggaagccttccctgctcCCACCTGGCCCCTGACTCCAGCTAAGCCCAGGCCAGAGGCATGTGCTGTGTGTGTCTAAAAATGCTGACCGCCCCCCGGCTCCCCACAGCCAGGGGCTCCAGACAGCAGGAGCTCCAGTCTCACCCAGGGCATCTGTCATGACTCAACATCAGCCGGCTGGCACAAGACCTAGGCTGGGTCTGTCAGTACCTATCCTTATCCATTTGCCCAAACTATAGAGAAACAAACTCTTTTTACAGGACTTAAGGGGGCTCATCCTTGCCACCACAGGGGAGCGCCTTCTTGATAATGTGGCCAAGGGGCAAGACAGCAGAGTTGAGAGACAGGCCCAGGCTTCTGAGCACCTCAGTGAGCACCTGGATCAAGCTGTGCCTGAATGCCGTGTCGTTTTAGCATTTCCAGTTACATGAACCAACAGATCGCCTTTGGTTACTTCACCCAGTTTGATCTGTGGTCTTTATTACTGGCCAAGCCAGAGGTAGGGCAGCTCCAGGATGGGTTTATTTGGTGGCTTCAGAATGGCACCAGGGACCCAGGTTCCTCTCTGTGTTGGCTCTGCCACACTCATAGGCCAGCTCTATCCCCGTGGCCACAGGTGGGAGACATATTCCTGGGTGTCACAAGAGTCTCAACTCTATCCAGTTGGAAGGTGATTTGTTGTAGCAAATAAACGGTCCCCTGGAATCCTCTCAGCCTAACGTCACAGACACAGGCCTGAGGTCGATGTCAATATGCATGCCTCAGGATCACTGGAGCGGTGAAGGGGACCCCCTGCAATGCTACAGGGGTCTTAAATCTCTCAGGACCCACCTCTTGGTGAGAACAGGAACCACAGGATAGATTTGGAGACAGagtgatgggggtggggcagggcagggtgacTCACCGGTTGGTCAGGCAGTGGGCAGCGGTCAACACCCACTTCTGGTGCACAAGGACCCCCCCACACCTGTGGGTGCCGGCTTTCTGCAGGGAGACCATGTAtgggtgggagttgggggcagCCTCTCGACCCCCAATGATGTGGGTCTCGAATGTGTTGCCTCCTGAGGAGGGGACATGAAAAGTCATGTTAGGGCTGGGTACCTCACCTCAGCCACAACCCTGCGACTCCAGCTCTGGGGTCCTGGACCCGTAACAGATGGATCACCCTAACACAGTCCCTTCTGCTACCTGGGGTGTTCAGGTTGATAGGCAGTTCTGTCCTGGACCCCTCCCATCCCTCACTCCACATCCCGGTCACCAGCAAGTGACCATCCTACACCTGCACCCCATCCCTTGCTTCCAGACCTCTCAGCCTCCCTGAGCCCCCGGGCCCCTACTTAACAGCCAGAGAGCTTTTCAAAGTGGAGAAGCTGGACCCTCACACCTGCCAGGTGGTGACGTGAGAGAGGTAGCCACTGGGCAGACAGTCCAGCAGCTCCTCAAAGGTTAAAGCACCGCCCCATCCAGGGATTTGCTCCAACAGAAACGAGATGTGCACACATGGGTTCACAGCAGCAGGACTCACAGCAGCCAGAAATGGGacagcccaagtgtccatcgacagataaatggatgaaCACCACGCGTCCCTCCACACACAGGGACATTGCTCAGCCGTGACCAGGAGAGCAGCCCTGACACCCGCTCCCCCGTGGACGGACCCTGAGAGCACGACGCTCAGCGAGAggagcagacacagaaggacacacagcgTGTGAGCCCATGGATGTGAGgcgtccagaacaggccagtccaCAGACACAGGGAGGGGGGTCCTGGCTgccaggggcggggggaggagggggtgtgaCTGCTCATGGggatggggtttctttttggggtgatgcaatgttctggaactagactgTGGTGATGGTCACACAGCTCTGAATGTACTAAAATTCtctgaattgtactctttttaaatgagtaaattgtatagtatgtgaatgatatctcaataaagctattaaaattgTTCTAAAACCAATCATGAGTTTAAAAGGATTGAAAAAAATGCTTTAGTGTAAATCAGCTAAAATTCTTCCTATGATTCTCCATCATGCTTTAAATGTCCCAACTCCCCACGACCCATAAGACACACATCAGCTGACCCCGCCTCTGTCACACTCTCCCTCACTCCCCTCGAGCACTCAGGCCCCTGCTAGTCCTCCAGGGCACCGCCCTTGTGTCCCCCTCAGGGCATTTAGGTGTACTGTTCTGGCAGCGGAAAGAGCCTTTCTCCCAGGCATTCATTCCCGAGTCTGGCTTTCTCACTGGGTATCAGCTCGAAAGTCGCAGAGACTGCCTCCTGGTATAACCCCGCTCCCCCTACTCTGCTCTGTTCTCTGCTGAGCACTCGTCACACACTGATGTCCCACAGACTTGCTCATTTCCTGTCTATCGCCACTAATCTGTGAGTGATGTGAGGGCAGGCCCTGCGCCTGTCTTGTTTACAACAGGCCTAAGACAGTATGTGCTCAGCAAACATGCATGGACAGACGGATGATGGATGgacgggtggatggatggatagaaagatgatggatggatggatagtgGATGGATggaaagcaggaaggaaagagggagggagaaaggatgaTGGATGAATGGTTGGATCCCATCCTGCTGGGTCCCTAATTTATCCCAGAACAATGGTCATCCATCCAGGCCAGAATAGTGAGATGCCCACCATCCCTGTCCTTCCATCTCATGATCCCAGGTGCCGGTTCTGGCCAAGCATATACCGTTTGGGGAGGCAGTCAGCTGGGGCTCAAATTTCAGCTCCATCCCTCCCAGCCGGGCTATCCTGGGTGGGCTGCCTCATTCTCTGAACTGTGGTTTCCCACTCTGAAACTTCGGgttacatataaatgtatgtaacaCACCCTGCCTCCTAGGTGCTGCTAGGGGGCAAACAACCTACATCTGCCCCATGTTCTGTGAATACAGCTTGAAGGTGAGGAGTGAGGAGCACACAACGTCCTCAGAATCCCAAGGGTGATccattatccatccatccaccatccaaacatccatcatccatccatccatccatcatccaacCATTATCCGTCATCACCCATccaacatccatccatccatcatctatccATAAAAGAATGTCCTTGTTTGCAGAAAACACACCCTGAAGCATTGAGAGGTGAAAGGAAGTGCATCCAAAAGTCACCATTAAGTGGTTCAGAAAAATAGTAACAACTATACATGTTTGTATTTTACACCCACACCTGGCAGTGACAATGCAACTGCGGGAAAGGCTCACACCTGAGGGATTTAGGGAAGAGAAGGTAGGAGTCATCTGCACAGTTCTCATGGCTTCTCTGTCGGGTCAGAATTAAGTCAGAAAGCAGAGACTTCAAAGTATCTGTCCTGATGTGGCCTCATCTCTACCCCAGGGCCATAACCCTCACCCTTGgtcttcacttaaaaaaactcacagcagctctgtggaGTGGGGACGTCTCTTCCATGGGTCCCCATCTGGGTACAGTGGGTTGTTTCATTACTCTATTCTGACGCCCAGTGCCCTGCCTTCCCCTGCCCGgaccctgggcctcagtgtcccccccccccaccccatgctcaCCTGCCCACAGAGCTcccaggaccagcagcagcagctgggacAGGGGGGCCTCCATGTCGCTGGGAATGCAGCCCTGGTGCCGGCTCTGGGCCCCGTCACCCACACCTCCCCTTCCTGTGGGGGAGGTGACATTCACAGCTTTGCCCTCACAGTGCACACACTGCCCCTGACTGGTTCTACTCACCCGTAAGTGTTTCAGAAAGTGTTTCTGAAAGATATGGTCTCTCCGAAGACAAAACCCCATTACCATGGTCACACCTGAAAAATTGGCAGTAACTCCTTTGCTGAAACGTGGGTCCCGTAGTGGATGAGCTCACCGGGTACCAGGGCCCTGGAGCCCAGttaccaccccctcccctttgacGGTACTGTCTTCACCAGGGAGGCAAGCGGCGAGTTGAAGAGAAATTAGTATTTATTGTGTCCACGTGTCCCACTGTTTAATCTTCCAAAGAATCCCAGGAAGTAGGTTCCACTAttgtggggtgaggggagctTGCTTGTATCTGATTTCAGGTGGGCCACCTGCTGTTCACCTGCAGTCTGCATCTAACTGGGCAACCTAACTGGCCTGGAGTCCAGGATCCCTGAGGCCTTGGGTATCATTTGGGTAACTGCGGTGGAGTGTGGGGACAGTCTGAAGGGGACAGGGGACCAGAGTGGAGTTTTACAAGCTGGCCACCAACCTCAGCCCCTGTCCCCTTGGGTCTGGGGGCTCGTTCCTGTTCCGACCCGCAGTGGTAGTGGCGCCGTGTGACCCTGAGGCTGAGGGGGACCGGCCTGGCTCCTGGGCCCTCATCCCGGCCCTGGGGCCGCAAGGAAGCCCGTGAGACGTGGGGAGGCGCCTGTGGGTGCTCAGTACACCTCACCCCACGCCTCCAGACACCTCTAGGCCTCGAGGATCCAGTCACCTAGATGGTGGAGCTGCGCCGAGTCCCCGTGTCCATGGACCTCCAACCCGCACAAGTTGCACTCGATTTATGGTGCACAGGGGTGGCCCAGCGTGGATGGGTCTGGGGTGCTTTGTTACACAGCAGCAGAAGTGTAGGAACCAGGTCTGAGGGAGAGCAGACGGGCCAGACCGATAGGCCTGAGGGTAGAGGCAGGCAGGCTGggacagaggttggcaaacttctGTAAACAGCCAGACAGTAAGTGTTTCTGGCTCTTTGGGTCAAACACTCTGCACCACACTCACTCAGCCCTGAAGCTGCGGCTCAAAAACCCACCTATGGTAGGTGAAGAAGTGGGTGTGGCTGtttcaataaagctttatttacaggACGGGCAGTGACCAGATCTGGCTGCGGCCTAGGAGCTGAGGACCCCAGGGTCTCCCTGTGCAGACACCCCTGGGGCCGCTGGCCAGCTCTGGGCTAACAGGAAACGCAGCCCTGGGAGCAGCTCACGCTGTGGGTGacacctgcctcccacccctgGGTGTGATGCacccccaggcagctgtgtggaggccTGAGGGCTGCGGGCTGGGCAGGACCTCTATGGCCACACCCCCAGGCTGCTGGGGCTTCGTTTAATAAACCGGTTCCCTCCTGCCCAGACCCTGGATCTCTGTGGCCCCCTCCCCAGATCACCGAGCCCAGACGGGCCTCCTGCTGGGGGGCGTGGGCACCTGCGCCTAGGAGCTTTCAGGACTCCCGCCGCCCCTGCAGGCTCGGAGGGGCAGCTGCCGCCTGCCCGAGCCAGGTCACACGCACATGGGCACCCGGGCTGTTGCCCCCGCCTGGCCCCACGGTCCTCGGGGCCAAGGAGAGAAGGGTCCTTAGGCGTCTCATAAAGTCACTTTATTTAGATTCCAAACAAACCAAAGGAGAGAAGTGACCCCAAGTTAACCCATCCACTCGCGAGCCGAGACCCCAGGTCTCTGGCTCCAGCAGCGGGAGCCGTGGGCAGGATGGGGTCCACCGCTCCCAGGACCTGAGCGGCGCCCAGCACATGGGGGCCCTCCCTCCAGAGCCGAGCGGACCAGGGTGGACGGTGGGCAGGCCGGGGGAGCCTGCGCACCCTGGAGGCACCCAGAGCCACACAGGTGGGCGGCTGAGGTGAAACGTGTACGTTTATTGGCGGGGCGCGGTGTCAGGACTCCTCAGGGCCCGAGGCATCCCCGGCGTCCCCGTCATCCCCAAAGCAGCTGCCGGCCTCGGCCTCGCCGTCCTCGTAGTAGTCATCGTAGAGCAGCTCCGGGCCCTCGTCCAGCGCTGGGGCCTTGGTCTGCACGCAGTACTCGGCCAGCGTGGTGGGCACCTTCACACCGTCCCGCTCCGCGTCCACCCTGGTCCCCAGGACCTGCTTCCTGGGGAGACACGGGGCTGGGTCTGCTTGCCGTGGGGACGGCACGGGGTCACAGCGGAAAGCAGACAGCCCGCAGCCCGCGTCCCAGCCCCGAGGGACCCCTGGCTGACACCGGAGCCTCCAGCCCAGCGGGGGGCTGCACAGGAAGCCAGGCGGCAGAAGGATCCGGGGCTGGGGGCCTTGGACGCCGAGTGAGGATGTGTGCCCTTTCTTCTTGGGGAAACACTGGGCCTGCAGGTCTAACTCACTTGCTTTTCTAAGAAGTAAACGACAAACTGAAAAGCTATTTGGAAGAGACTTAGTGAAGGGTTAAGAGCCATGAAATGAGTCACAAGCCACACGAGGACAAGTGACAAAGGACAATGGTGACAGAGCAGCTCACAGGACACAACAAACACAacggggaggggagagcaggctcCTGGGGACATTACTGGGGACCCCAGTCCCCGCGGGGCCCATGCTCCCAAGAAGATTTTGTACAGACCCTGCTGTGGGGACTGGCACCTGCTCGTTCATGGGAGAACAGAGACAATGACACTGAGATGGGGCTTCAACCTGACAAATTCTGAAGCTTTTGTAaccaaaatgaaattattttccataaaaGAAGGGATCTCCTACGTGTGCTAGTGCCAGATGGATTTGCTGCCTTTGGAGAACAACTCCAAGTCCCACAACCGCCAGTGGAAGAGCTGCTCACGCTGAGGGGGAGACAGAGCACGCGCAGCACTGTCTCAGAAGCGTGTGGAACACGCACACCCCAAACAGACCTCGCACGTGCTCACCCCCGCCTCCAGCACTCGCACACAGGACAGGGCCACCGGGGCGCAGAGGGAGGCCAGTGGGACTGCCGCCCTTTCACTCGCAAAGCAAAGGAATTGTGGCAAAACCTGCTGAAACCTGGTGGACACTGCGCTACGATGCCCCAGTGGGAggtgcacacacacgcaccacGATGCCCATGTGCACGGCACCGCTGTGCAGGACAGCAGACAGCGGACAACACACTCGCATGACTGTGGTGTCACAATGAGTCCAAGAGAAAAAAGCACTGGATTTTCCAGAACTCACGAGAAGGGACCAGGACGGGGACTGAGGCCGGAGCCTGGCCCCCTGCCCCGCCAGCCGGGCCCCACTCACCGGATGATGTCCGTGTACTCCCGGTCCTTGCCTTTGCTTTCCTTCCACTTCCTGTACATCACAGAGGCATCCACGTTGGCCGGAGAGAAGGTGTTGGGTTCGTTGAGGAGGGAGATGACGCTCAGGAGGATGGTCCTGGGGGCATGAGCCAGTTGTCGGGGGCATTcatagcccagcccagcctgcctgGAGTACTGCCTGCCCGGGAGCCCCACACCCTGggcctgccccgccccctccccaccgcctCTTACCCTTTGCcgtgtgcctggctctgggatGGGACGCAGGTGGGCAGCGGAGGCCAGGACCTCCCCCTCCCACCGGAGCAGGCCTGACCCATCCCCTCAGCATCTTGCCCAGAGAGTGGGTCCCCTGCTACCCACTTCTGCTATGGCTGGGGCTGGACCAGGGACATATGGGCCAGAATGCAGGGCACTC
Coding sequences within it:
- the GZMM gene encoding granzyme M is translated as MEAPLSQLLLLVLGALWAGGNTFETHIIGGREAAPNSHPYMVSLQKAGTHRCGGVLVHQKWVLTAAHCLTNRIEQLRLVLGLHVLGDPSLTYRIRKVVKHPEYKEAPSLQNDLALLKLDGKVKPSRTIRPLALPQRRQAVAAGARCSVAGWGLTHQGGQLAKALQELDVHVLDARMCNNSRFWNGDITPDMICLAANAKNQAPCKGDSGGPVVCRRGQVAGIVSFSSNVCTDIFKPSVATAVAPYTPWIKKTIRR